The DNA segment ATGTCGATGTGTTAGATCCCGAAACTATGTTACCAGTACCTGCTGATGCGGAAACTATTGGCGAAATAATGTTTCGCGGTAATACTACAATGAAGGGATATTTAAAGAATCCATCTGCGACACAAGAGGCTTTTAAAGGAGGGTGGTTTCATTCAGGCGATTTAGCGGTTAAACACCCTGATGGTTATTTAGAAATTCGCGATAGATCAAAAGATATCATTATTTCCGGCGGTGAAAATATTTCATCCGTTGAAGTTGAGGGCGTTCTATATCGTCACCCGGCCATAATGGAAGCAGCGGTTGTTGCTCGTAAAGATGATACTTGGGGAGAAACGCCGTGCGCTTTTGTTACCCTAAAGTCTGGAGAGCACGCTACTCAAAGTGAAATTATCGAATTTTGTCGTGAAAACATGGCACGTTTCAAGTGTCCTAAAACAATTGTTTTCGCGGATTTACCAAAAACGTCTACAGGTAAGATTCAAAAGTTTATTTTAAGAGAAAAAGTAAAAAACTTATTTGAAAACATTCCAGAAACGGCTTAAAGCAGTTTAAACAATTTCTAAGTAAACAAATCAATGCGATCATTCGTTTTAGGCGATATAATGATCGCATTTTTATTAACTAGCAAAGTTAAGTGCTTAGATGAATCCCAACGAACAATCCAATATATATACTTCAGCACAAGAAGCCTATGAGGCTGGTGGCATTATTGCCTATCCAACTGAAGCGGTGTTTGGTTTAGGGTGTGATCCCGACAATCAATCTGCGGTTGAAAAGCTATTGCAACTAAAGCAGCGTTCTGTAAGTAAAGGGTTAATTTTACTGGCCAGTAACTATTCACAGTTATTACCCTATATAGATGATAGTAAAATACCTCAAGACAAACGCTATACTGTATTGTCGCGATGGCCAGACTGTATTACTCAAGTCGTTCCGGCAAATCCATCTATTGCTAAGTATTTAACTGGCGATTTCAGCACAATAGCTGTACGGGTAACGAGTCAGCCAGATGTTGTTGCATTATGCAAGGCGACTAATAAACCAATCGTCTCAACGAGCGCTAATTTGAGCGGCACAGAGCCGGCGATTACCTGGCAACAAGTAGAAGCAGCATTTGCTAATACGGTAGATTTCATTATTAAAGGCGAAACATTAGGTTTTGCTAAACCATCAACAATCATCAATGCATTAACAGGGGAAGTATACCGCTAATGAGCCAAATTAATATTGACCAAGTGGTTGAGTTTTTAAAAACGTTACAAGATCAAATTTGTTCAGCCCTAGAACAAGCTGATGGCGAAGCTAAGTTTGTTGAAGATCTATGGCAACGTGAAGAAGGTGGAGGTGGTCGTACTCGAGTATTAACCAATGGTGCGGTAATAGAGCAGGGTGGTGTTAACTTTTCAACGGTTAGTGGAGACAAATTGCCTCCTTCAGCGACCGCGCATCGCCCAGAATTAGCAGGTCGTACTTGGCAAGCCTGTGGTGTCTCATTGGTTATTCACCCCAAAAATCCTCATATTCCAACATCTCATGCTAATGTACGATTTTTTATTGCCGAAAAAGACGGAGAAGATCCGGTTTGGTGGTTTGGTGGTGGTTTTGATTTAACGCCATTTTACCCGGTAAAAGAAGACGTTATTCATTGGCATCAAACTGCGGCTGATTTATGCGCCCCGTTTGGTGATAATATTTACCAAGAGCACAAAAAATGGTGTGATGAATATTTCTATTTAAAACACAGAGATGAAACCCGTGGTGTTGGTGGCTTGTTTTTTGATGATTTAAATTGTTGGGACTTTGATACTTGTTTGAATTACATCAAGGCAGTAGGGCAAGGGTTTATTGATGCTTATGTGCCAATTATTAATAAACGTAAAAATACACCTTTTACTGAGCATCAACGCCAATTCCAATTATATCGCCGTGGTCGTTATGTTGAATTCAACCTGGTGTTTGATCGAGGAACGTTATTCGGTTTGCAATCGGGTGGCCGTACAGAGTCTATATTAATGTCTATGCCGCCACTGGCAAGATGGGAATATAACTATCAGCCAGAAGATGGCAGCCAAGAAGCTGAACTCTATCAGCATTATTTAAAGCCACAAAACTGGTTATAGTTTTTAAACTAATTAAAAAAGCCCAATAAATATAACTTTATTGGGCTTTTTTCTTTCATGCGTTTATCGGAAAAGCTTATTTATTAAAGCGGCGTAACTCTTCCATCGCGTCTAACACAACGTTCATATCCAACTTACCATCTTCAATTTCTTGATAGTCATTATCGAAAATTGTGAAATTACCTAAACGATCGAGTTCATTCAGTTGCTTGGTATCTTTTATTGCGTAATAACCATCACGACCAAAGATTAACCAACTATGCTGCTGTTTATCAAACAATGACTGACCACTGCTGTATTCATTGCTTTTATTACTACAGCCAAGCGCGTCAGTAAGCAACGTCGGAGCAATATCATAATGGCTAGTTTGAGCTTGATAGAAGTCTTTTGGAGCTTCTGGCCAATGAATTATCAATGGCACCTGAGTTTGGTATCTGGAATAGTTTGAGTTGTGACCCCAAAATCCCTTCTTACTATCATTAAACTCTTTACCATGATCACCCGTTATGATGATGATGGTATTGTTAATATCATCGCCCAATTGAGCGATTACTTGTTGAATTTGCAAATCAATAAAATTGATTGAATTCTTATATAAGTTTAAAAATGGCTGCGGATCATAGTCATCATTTAATGCCATATAGTTTATGTCATCTAAAGAAGGTGTATATTTTCGTTCAAAATCTGTCGGTATCGAAAATCCATGGGCAGAGTCAAAAAGCATGAATGCAAAAAATGGATTATCGCTGTCCTTGTTTTTATGCCAATCGATAAAATCTTTGGTAATGTCCATATCACGCTCAAAAGGTTTTTCACCTTTAGAATGAGTACGAAGATTTTCAACGTTACTAAATAATGTTTGATCAAACTCCGGGCTTGTCAATTTTGCACTGGCAAAAATACCAATATCGTAGCTTTGCTGCTTAACAACATCCATTAAAACAGGCGATGTCTGCGTATCCAGAATAGGTTGCCAGTAATGGCCAGGAATCGCATAAAACAAACTGAACATGCCATGGCGAGTGTTGTTACTGCCGCTATGGTGTTGCTTAAAGTGCGTACCTTTATCAGCAATACTTTGAATAGTTGGCGTCATTTTGCCGTCCATCATATCACTGCGCCAAGAGTCCAACGTGATCAATAAAATATTTTTTTGCTGAGCTGGCGCCACACATTGCATTGGGCTTAACGGATAATTAATTGCCGACTTGACCTTTTTTTGTTTTAACAAGGCCTGTTGTTTTTGTGCTTCTATATTAACCACACCAAATTTAGCCATAAAGCTTTTCGCTGTTAGCGGAAATGAAATTGGCAAATAACGAGCTTGCTGGGTAATACTTTTCTCAAACTTGGCATCTGCCCACGTATGAATGCCGTGGCCAAGAAGTAATAATACAAACCAAATCTTTAAAGGTGTTTTAAGAGAAAAATGAGTTTCCACATATTTATTACGAAGCATTTCGCTTAAGAATATTTGCGCGGCAAAAAAGGCCAAAATAATTAAGCTTATCAATGTCCATAACTGCCACGAGAAACTGAAAATTTCTGTTCCGCCCTCAACCATTAACTCAAACACAATGCCATTAAAATGAAATCGATATTGTTGATAAACAAAAGTATCGGCAAGTAGTAATGATAAGGCTAAAGATACGAGTATGATGGCAATAAATCGTATTGCTAAATAATGCTTTAGAATTTTAGCCAGTAAATGTAAAAAACCGGTCAGTAATAATGCTAAAAAACCTAAATGAGCAACACTGTAAGTAAATAAAAATATTGTTGAAATTACACTGTCAGGATAGGGGTGTGGCGATAAATACCTTAAGGCAATGAAAATTGTAATGACAAAGTTAACGGCTAGGTACCGGTTTAACCAGCTTTTTACATTGTTTGCTTGAAAATCATTCATAAATTAATTAATTTTTGTATTTTGTTTAGTATCTAAAAAAACTTGTTCTAAATCAATATCCCTACTTTTTTTGTGGTTACAATCCTTAACAAATTTTGACAATATTAACATGTAAGGCAATGGCCATGAAAAAGAATTTAATTAGTTTAGCATTAGTATCCCTATTAGCGAGCAATGCAGCGGTAGCCGCATCTTACGAAGCTGGTGATTTTGTGATCCGTGGTGGTGTAACCATGGTAGAACCTGACAGTGGTAAATCCGGCATAGATTTAGCGGGTGAAGATTCTGGCTTAACTTTAAGCGTAGATGATAATACTCAATTAGGTCTAAACTTTGTTTACTTTTTTGATAGCAACTGGGCGATAGAAGTATTGGCAGCAACGCCATTTACTCACGATGTTAAATTACAGGCGGCTGGCACAGAAACTACATTAGCTGAAGTTACACATTTACCACCGACAGTGAGTGCGGTTTATTACTTTGATACCGGTTCAAAATTTATGCCTTATGTAGGTGCCGGTTTAAACTACACCATTTTCTTTGATGAAGAATTTGATTCAACTTATAAAGACGCTGGCTTTAGTAATCTTGAACTGGACGGGTCTTTTGGATTTGCATTACAAGTTGGTGCCGATTATCAATTAAATGAAAAGTGGCATATTAATGCATCAGCTCGTTACATCGATATAGGTACAGACGCTACTTTCGATGTGGGTGGTGCAAGTATTGGCGAATCTTCTGTAGATGTAGACCCAATGGTTTACTCACTTATGCTTGGCTATAAGTTTTAATTAAACTTTCCCATCAATATAAACAGCCACTGAATTCGAAAGATTCGGTGGCTTTTTAATTCATGGAAGAATTAACTTAGAATTGCCATGGATGCTTTTCAGAGTTGCCCGTTATAAGCTTTTGTCAATTCATATTCCCATTAGCGTTAGATTTGGTTACTCTTAACAAAACTCACCATAATTAGTGCCCATGGATAACTATCTCGTTTTTGGCAACCCAATTGCCCAATCAAAATCACCACTTATTCATCAAATGTTTGCCGAGCAAACACAACAAGCGATTACTTATACAAAAAGCCAACCAGAAGAGGCTGAATTTAAAGCATCCGTTGCAACATTCATTAATAACGGTGGTAAGGGTGCTAATGTCACAGCACCTTTTAAAGAACAGGCAATTCAATTGTGTGAGCATTTAACTGAACGAGCTAATATGGCTGGTGCAGTGAATACATTGAGTTTTCGTGATGGTAAGGTTTATGGCGATAATACCGATGGCATTGGTTTAGTAAATGATTTGAAAAGTCACCAGGTTCAGCTTACCAATAAATCAATATTACTTATGGGAGCTGGCGGGGCAGCTCGTGGGGTAATATTACCTCTATTAGCTGAAAATCCAGCTCGCATTGTTATTGTAAATAGAACAGTCGAAAAAGCAAAGTTGTTAGCAACTCGTTTTAATGATGAAAAGTTATCGGCAATTGGCTATAGCGAAACCGCAGAAACAACGTTTGATGTAATTATTAATGCAACATCGGCAAGCCTATCAGCAAACCTACCTGATTTAAGTCCTAAATGTATTACTGAGAAAACTGTTTGTTATGACATGGTTTATGGCGCTGAATTAAGCCTATTCTTAACCTGGTGTGCTGAACACAAAGCCCGACAAGTCATTGATGGTTTAGGTATGTTAGTAGGCCAAGCCGCAGAAAGTTTTTATATTTGGCGCAAAGTAAGGCCAGAACAAACTCAGGTACTGGCTAAGTTAAGAAGTCAATTACAAGGCGTTGATAAATGAATCAGGCGATTTTGTTTAATGATGATCATATTTATATAGTAGAAAAGCAGCTTTGGCGCTTTACCGGGTTACTGTCTGGCAATCAGGTAAATATATATATAGCACATTCAGCGTCAGCAATAAGCCAAGCAGATAAGTTTGATTGGGAAGAAAAAGTCGAAGAGTGGTTAGAAGATAATGAGCCAGATGAGAATAATGAGATCTGGCTCTAGTAACTATTGATTTTGTTCTGCAATATACTCATCTTTTAAACGAACGTAATTAGCATTTGTGTCTCTTAAGAAAGTGAGCTCGTCATCAGTGAGAGGGCGCTTTTGTTTTGCCGGGTTACCAACATACAAAAAGCCAGGCTCTAATGTCTTATTTGGTGGTACGAGAGATCCGGCACCTATAATACAATCGTTACCGACAACTGCACCGTCCATTATTATGGCGCCCATGCCAACCAAAATACGATCGCCCAACGTACAGCCATGCAGCATTACTTTATGGCCAACGGTAACTTCTTCACCAATAACTAGAGGATAGCCATCAGGAAATTTGGTGGTTTTGCGAGTCACATGCAAGACACTACCATCTTGAATGTTACTATTTGCGCCGATAGTAATATGATTCACATCACCTCGTGCTACCACCAGTGGCCAAATACTTACATCAGCCCCTAGAGTGATATCACCAATTAATACAGAACTTGGATCAACATATACTTTTTCAGATAATTTAGGGTAAATGCCTCTATATGGCCTAAGGGAAGAAACTGTCATAAATGAAGCCTATTAATTGATTTAGTATTTACTCTATCAAAAAAACTAGAGCAAACAGATATAAAAACCCATTATCTAATAATAAATTGTAGTTTTTATATTAACTGTGAACGAGAAAATGTAATTCAAACATAACTAAAAACGATCTAATCGATAACACTGAGCTCAATAATAGCGCAGCTTGTACAGAATATAATCGAATTTGAGTTTTTTTCAAATTAATTTCAAAAAGCAGTTGACGGCAGCCTAAAAATCTCTAAAATGCGCTTCACTTCTTCGGGACATCCCAACGAAGCGTTTTAATAAGTTAAGTAATCCAATAGGGTACTTAATCGCTGATGAAGCATTTAAAAATAAACTTTTAAATAATTCAAAAAAATCGGTTGACATTAAAACTAGGGTGCTTATAATGCGCATCCACTTCAGGCAAGGCTACTAGCCGGTTTGAAGACAAAGAGACTAACGAATGCGATTAGCTCTTCGTTCGAATAGAACGGTTCTTTAACAATTAGTTATCATGCAATTTGTGTGGGCACTCACATTAAGATTGATTTACAACATAGATACTTCGGTATCAAAAATCACTTAATGATGATGAACACACAAACAAATTAATTATCTTTATTTAGCGATAAAGTTAATTAGTACGTTTTAGTTTAACCAGCTTCTGGTTAGACGGAACATTCAGAATTCATTGAGTAGCATCGCTTGTCGATGCATATGTAACAACTTTTTAATTGAAGAGTTTGATCATGGCTCAGATTGAACGCTGGCGGCAGGCTTAACACATGCAAGTCGAGCGGAAACGAGAAGTAGCTTGCTACTTCGGCGTCGAGCGGCGGACGGGTGAGTAATGCTTGGGAATATGCCTTTAGGTGGGGGACAACAGTTGGAAACGACTGCTAATACCGCATAATGTCTACGGACCAAAGGGGGGGATCTTCGGACCTCTCGCCTATAGATTAGCCCAAGTGAGATTAGCTAGTTGGTAAGGTAAAGGCTTACCAAGGCGACGATCTCTAGCTGGTTTGAGAGGATGATCAGCCACACTGGGACTGAGACACGGCCCAGACTCCTACGGGAGGCAGCAGTGGGGAATATTGCACAATGGGGGAAACCCTGATGCAGCCATGCCGCGTGTGTGAAGAAGGCCTTCGGGTTGTAAAGCACTTTCAGTTGTGAGGAAAGGTTAGTAGTTAATAACTGCTAGCTGTGACGTTAGCAACAGAAGAAGCACCGGCTAACTCCGTGCCAGCAGCCGCGGTAATACGGAGGGTGCGAGCGTTAATCGGAATTACTGGGCGTAAAGCGTGCGTAGGCGGTTTGTTAAGCAAGATGTGAAAGCCCAGGGCTCAACCTTGGAACTGCATTTTGAACTGGCAAGCTAGAGTATTGTAGAGGGTGGTGGAATTTCCAGTGTAGCGGTGAAATGCGTAGAGATTGGAAGGAACATCAGTGGCGAAGGCGGCCACCTGGACAAATACTGACGCTGAGGCACGAAAGCGTGGGGAGCAAACAGGATTAGATACCCTGGTAGTCCACGCCGTAAACGATGTCAACTAGCTGTCTGTAGACTTGATCTGTGGGTAGCGCAGCTAACGCGATAAGTTGACCGCCTGGGGAGTACGGCCGCAAGGTTAAAACTCAAATGAATTGACGGGGGCCCGCACAAGCGGTGGAGCATGTGGTTTAATTCGATGCAACGCGAAGAACCTTACCATCCCTTGACATCCAGAGAATTTTCTAGAGATAGATTAGTGCCTTCGGGAACTCTGAGACAGGTGCTGCATGGCTGTCGTCAGCTCGTGTTGTGAAATGTTGGGTTAAGTCCCGCAACGAGCGCAACCCCTATCCTTATTTGCCAGCGAGTAGTGTCGGGAACTCTAAGGAGACTGCCGGTGATAAACCGGAGGAAGGTGGGGACGACGTCAAGTCATCATGGCCCTTACGGGATGGGCTACACACGTGCTACAATGGCAGGTACAGAGGGCAGCAAGACCGCGAGGTGGAGCGAATCCCAGAAAGCCTGTCGTAGTCCGGATCGGAGTCTGCAACTCGACTCCGTGAAGTCGGAATCGCTAGTAATCGTGGATCAGAATGCCACGGTGAATACGTTCCCGGGCCTTGTACACACCGCCCGTCACACCATGGGAGTAGGTTGCAAAAGAAGTAGCTAGTTTAACCTTCGGGGGGACGGTTACCACTTTGTGATTTATGACTGGGGTGAAGTCGTAACAAGGTAACCCTAGGGGAACCTGGGGTTGGATCACCTCCTTACCTTAAGTAGACAACTTAATGAGAGCTTAGGCTCTGCGAGTGTTCACACAAATTGTATGATAACGAAAGATGAAGAAGTATAGGTCGTGACTACTTAAGTTGCAGACCCATCATGATAGGTCTGTAGCTCAGCTGGTTAGAGCGCACCCCTGATAAGGGTGAGGTCGGCAGTTCAAGTCTGCCCAGACCTACCAAATTAACGTTTTTACAACGTTAATTACCATTGGTAAAACAATGGGGCTATAGCTCAGCTGGGAGAGCGCCTGCCTTGCACGCAGGAGGTCAGCAGTTCGATCCTGCTTAGCTCCACCATTTACTTACTCTTCTTCACGAGAAAGACCAAATTTAAATTATCTTTTAAGATGTTTTAAATTTGGTTTTTTACCAACATAGATACCGAATGTGCGTATCAATGTACTCTTTAACAATTTGGAAAGCTGATATTAAACCCGGTAACTTATGTTTATGACCTCCAATCATAAGCGTTCAATAAGTTACCACGATAAACAATTTATTGTTTATCAACCGAGCTGTTTTATACAACAGCTCAATATTATTAATGGCAACTCTTATCGTGTTGTCATTAGTTCTTACTCAAGGCTCACAGTTTACTGTGGGTTTGACATGAAGATGTCAACATTCTTATGAATGCGTGAAAATGTCAGACCTATAACTTAGTTCGGATTAGTCTCCGGACATTCTTGAAGTTGCAAGACTTTTTGGGGTTGTATGGTTAAGTGACTAAGCGTATGTGGTGGATGCCTTGGCAGTTAGAGGCGATGAAGGACGTGTTAATCTGCGAAAAGCTGTGTTAAGCCGATAAAAGGCGTTATAGGCACAGATGTCCGAATGGGGGAACCCACCCAACGTAAGTTGGGTATCTTTTAGTGAATACATAGCTAATTGAGGCGAACCGGGAGAACTGAAACATCTAAGTACCCCGAGGAAAAGAAATCAACCGAGATTTCGTTAGTAGCGGCGAGCGAACGCGAATCAGCCCTTAAGCTATTTGGGCGTTAGTGGAATGTTCTGGAAAGGACAGCGATACAGGGTGATAGCCCCGTACACAAAAACAACCTAATAGTGAAATCGAGTAGGTCGGGACACGAGAAATCTTGACTGAATATGGGGGGACCATCCTCCAAGGCTAAATACTCCTAACTGACCGATAGTGAACCAGTACCGTGAGGGAAAGGCGAAAAGAACCCCTGTGAGGGGAGTGAAATAGAACCTGAAACCGCATACGTACAAGCAGTGGAAGCCGGATTTAGTCCGGTGCCTGCGTACCTTTTGTATAATGGGTCAGCGACTTATGTTCTGTAGCAAGGTTAACCGATTAGGGGAGCCGTAGCGAAAGCGAGTGTTAACTGCGCGTTTAGTTGCAGGGCATAGACCCGAAACCCGGCGATCTACCCATGGGCAGGTTGAAGGTTGAGTAACATCAACTGGAGGACCGAACACACGTATGTTGAAAAATGCGGTGATGACTTGTGGGTCGGAGTGAAAGGCTAATCAAGCCGGGAGATAGCTGGTTCTCCCCGAAATCTATTTAGGTAGAGCCTCGCACGAACACCATTGGGGGTAGAGCACTGTTAAGGCTAGGGGGTCATCCCGACTTACCAACCCTTTGCAAACTCCGAATACCAATGAGTGATATGCGGGAGACACACTACGGGTGCTAACGTCCGTTGTGGAAAGGGAAACAACCCAGACCGCCAGCTAAGGTCCCAAAGTCATAGTTAAGTGGGAAACGATGTGGAAAGGCATAGACAGCTAGGAGGTTGGCTTAGAAGCAGCCATCCTTTAAAGAAAGCGTAATAGCTCACTAGTCGAGTCGGTCTGCGCGGAAGATGTAACGGGGCTAAACTATGCACCGAAGCTGCGGATTTGAACTTAGGTTCAAGTGGTAGGGGAGCGTTCTGTAAGCCGTTGAAGGTGAATCGTAAGGTTTGCTGGAGGTATCAGAAGTGCGAATGCTGACATGAGTAACGATAAGGGGAGTGAAAAACTCCCCCGCCGAAAGACCAAGGTTTCCTGTCCCATGTTAATCAGGGCAGGGTAAGTCGGCCCCTAAGGCGAGGCGGAAACGCGTAGTCGATGGGAAACAGATTAATATTTCTGTACTTCTATATATTGCGAAGGAGGGACGGAGAAGGCTAAGCAAGCATGGCGCTGGTTGTCCATGTGAAAGTATGTAGGCTGAAGAATTAGGTAAATCCGGTTCTTCTTAAGGCTGAGATACGAGACGAGACTCTACGGAGTTGAAGTTGTTGATGCCATACTTCCAGGAAAAGCTTCTAAGCTTCAGA comes from the Thalassotalea nanhaiensis genome and includes:
- a CDS encoding OmpW/AlkL family protein; translation: MKKNLISLALVSLLASNAAVAASYEAGDFVIRGGVTMVEPDSGKSGIDLAGEDSGLTLSVDDNTQLGLNFVYFFDSNWAIEVLAATPFTHDVKLQAAGTETTLAEVTHLPPTVSAVYYFDTGSKFMPYVGAGLNYTIFFDEEFDSTYKDAGFSNLELDGSFGFALQVGADYQLNEKWHINASARYIDIGTDATFDVGGASIGESSVDVDPMVYSLMLGYKF
- a CDS encoding L-threonylcarbamoyladenylate synthase, whose amino-acid sequence is MNPNEQSNIYTSAQEAYEAGGIIAYPTEAVFGLGCDPDNQSAVEKLLQLKQRSVSKGLILLASNYSQLLPYIDDSKIPQDKRYTVLSRWPDCITQVVPANPSIAKYLTGDFSTIAVRVTSQPDVVALCKATNKPIVSTSANLSGTEPAITWQQVEAAFANTVDFIIKGETLGFAKPSTIINALTGEVYR
- a CDS encoding DUF3413 domain-containing protein produces the protein MNDFQANNVKSWLNRYLAVNFVITIFIALRYLSPHPYPDSVISTIFLFTYSVAHLGFLALLLTGFLHLLAKILKHYLAIRFIAIILVSLALSLLLADTFVYQQYRFHFNGIVFELMVEGGTEIFSFSWQLWTLISLIILAFFAAQIFLSEMLRNKYVETHFSLKTPLKIWFVLLLLGHGIHTWADAKFEKSITQQARYLPISFPLTAKSFMAKFGVVNIEAQKQQALLKQKKVKSAINYPLSPMQCVAPAQQKNILLITLDSWRSDMMDGKMTPTIQSIADKGTHFKQHHSGSNNTRHGMFSLFYAIPGHYWQPILDTQTSPVLMDVVKQQSYDIGIFASAKLTSPEFDQTLFSNVENLRTHSKGEKPFERDMDITKDFIDWHKNKDSDNPFFAFMLFDSAHGFSIPTDFERKYTPSLDDINYMALNDDYDPQPFLNLYKNSINFIDLQIQQVIAQLGDDINNTIIIITGDHGKEFNDSKKGFWGHNSNYSRYQTQVPLIIHWPEAPKDFYQAQTSHYDIAPTLLTDALGCSNKSNEYSSGQSLFDKQQHSWLIFGRDGYYAIKDTKQLNELDRLGNFTIFDNDYQEIEDGKLDMNVVLDAMEELRRFNK
- the hemF gene encoding oxygen-dependent coproporphyrinogen oxidase, which gives rise to MSQINIDQVVEFLKTLQDQICSALEQADGEAKFVEDLWQREEGGGGRTRVLTNGAVIEQGGVNFSTVSGDKLPPSATAHRPELAGRTWQACGVSLVIHPKNPHIPTSHANVRFFIAEKDGEDPVWWFGGGFDLTPFYPVKEDVIHWHQTAADLCAPFGDNIYQEHKKWCDEYFYLKHRDETRGVGGLFFDDLNCWDFDTCLNYIKAVGQGFIDAYVPIINKRKNTPFTEHQRQFQLYRRGRYVEFNLVFDRGTLFGLQSGGRTESILMSMPPLARWEYNYQPEDGSQEAELYQHYLKPQNWL
- a CDS encoding gamma carbonic anhydrase family protein — translated: MTVSSLRPYRGIYPKLSEKVYVDPSSVLIGDITLGADVSIWPLVVARGDVNHITIGANSNIQDGSVLHVTRKTTKFPDGYPLVIGEEVTVGHKVMLHGCTLGDRILVGMGAIIMDGAVVGNDCIIGAGSLVPPNKTLEPGFLYVGNPAKQKRPLTDDELTFLRDTNANYVRLKDEYIAEQNQ
- the aroE gene encoding shikimate dehydrogenase, with the protein product MDNYLVFGNPIAQSKSPLIHQMFAEQTQQAITYTKSQPEEAEFKASVATFINNGGKGANVTAPFKEQAIQLCEHLTERANMAGAVNTLSFRDGKVYGDNTDGIGLVNDLKSHQVQLTNKSILLMGAGGAARGVILPLLAENPARIVIVNRTVEKAKLLATRFNDEKLSAIGYSETAETTFDVIINATSASLSANLPDLSPKCITEKTVCYDMVYGAELSLFLTWCAEHKARQVIDGLGMLVGQAAESFYIWRKVRPEQTQVLAKLRSQLQGVDK